One window of Manihot esculenta cultivar AM560-2 chromosome 17, M.esculenta_v8, whole genome shotgun sequence genomic DNA carries:
- the LOC110605040 gene encoding G-type lectin S-receptor-like serine/threonine-protein kinase RKS1 — protein sequence MIEHLKLTSIFVTSVLFKCMAKKSLFGRNKNILSRRNTNLNKSSVHLDFNETLLKSIGHTKKMLLKVLFLSLIFPFCIALDTITTNESLTGSNILLSKERNFALGFFSRGSSRHIYLGIWYYKLPEQTVVWVANRDNPINDSSASLSISSDGNLILYASHDHKFPVWFTNVSLKGRSACIAQLLDSGNLVLVQGERNVWQSFDHPTDTMLPGMKIGLNLKLGLNRFLTSWKSADDPGAGDTSFKMNPTGSPQFFLYKGLIPYWRSNPWPWNRSLTTLLPAYLYRYTFANTEDEIYYTYMVDDKSVITRTVVDNSGLIQRLTWDSSSRQWKQSWYAPKYKYGHCGAYSICSSTNVDAFECKCLPGYKPKSLMDWYLRDGSDGCVRNHQQTTMCGNGEGFVKVGGVKFPDTSIASLKNMSMSSFECEQLCLRNCSCNAFARLDVERKGFGCLMWHGQLRDVEEYAGGSDLYVRVDAIVLDEYTKKRRGFLKKKGKLAILVFSVAFTIFLIVIFSYLWLRKRRKTGVEKKGFFSTLLENELIESRESPDLPIFNLRAVSAATNNFSPVNKLGKGGFGTVYKGQLPHGQEIAVKRLSHSSGQGISEFKNEVMLIARLQHRNLIKLLGCCIQREERMLIYEYLPNKSLDYFIFDQRQRSILDWNKRFDIIVGIARGILYLHHDSRLRIIHRDLKTSNVLLDADMNPKISDFGMARIFRGDEVQDKTNRVVGTYGYMAPEYVMFGKFSTKSDVFSFGVVLLEIISGKKSYTYYPEDPSLNLIGHVWELWRQGRALDIVDSCLKELSLPLEVMRCIQIGLLCVQEDATDRPTMPNVVLMLNGESTLPCPKQPAFILRNCSDLNLSKPGLNCSLNEVTITKVQAR from the exons ATGATTGAACACTTAAAATTGACCTCTATATTTGTCACTAGTGTACTTTTCAAATGCATGGCAAAGAAGTCATTGTTTGGAAGAAACAAAAACATTTTGTCAAGAAGGAACACCAACCTCAACAAATCAAGTGTTCACTTGGATTTCAATGAAACACTATTGAAATCAATTGGTCATACTAAAAAAATGCTCCTGAAAGTTTTGTTTCTATCCCTTATCTTCCCCTTTTGCATTGCCTTGGACACCATAACCACCAATGAATCACTCACAGGCAGCAATATTTTACTCTCCAAAGAAAGAAACTTTGCTCTAGGTTTCTTCAGCCGTGGAAGCTCAAGGCACATATATCTTGGCATTTGGTACTATAAACTACCGGAACAAACTGTGGTATGGGTTGCAAATAGGGATAATCCAATTAATGATTCTTCAGCATCCCTCTCAATAAGCTCAGATGGAAACCTTATTCTCTATGCTAGCCATGACCATAAGTTTCCAGTATGGTTCACAAATGTTTCACTAAAAGGAAGATCTGCATGTATAGCTCAACTCTTAGATTCAGGCAATCTGGTCTTGGTCCAAGGTGAAAGAAATGTTTGGCAAAGCTTTGATCATCCTACAGACACGATGCTTCCAGGTATGAAAATAGGACTCAACCTGAAACTTGGCCTCAACAGGTTCTTAACTTCATGGAAATCAGCAGATGACCCTGGAGCTGGAGACACATCCTTCAAGATGAATCCTACTGGCTCTCCACAGTTCTTTCTGTACAAGGGCTTAATCCCATATTGGCGAAGCAACCCATGGCCATGGAATCGTTCTCTCACAACGCTACTTCCTGCGTATTTATACAGATATACTTTTGCCAACACTGAAGATGAGATTTACTATACTTACATGGTTGATGACAAATCTGTGATCACGAGAACTGTGGTTGACAACTCTGGATTGATTCAGCGGCTTACTTGGGACAGTAGTTCTCGCCAATGGAAGCAATCCTGGTATGCACCCAAGTATAAATATGGACATTGCGGTGCATACAGCATATGCAGCTCTACCAATGTGGATGCATTTGAGTGCAAATGCTTGCCCGGGTACAAACCCAAGTCCTTAATGGATTGGTATCTCAGAGATGGTTCTGATGGGTGCGTGAGGAATCATCAACAAACAACAATGTGTGGAAATGGAGAAGGGTTTGTTAAGGTAGGAGGCGTGAAGTTTCCTGATACTTCAATAGCATCCTTGAAGAACATGAGCATGAGCAGCTTCGAGTGCGAGCAATTGTGCCTGAGGAATTGTTCGTGCAATGCTTTTGCAAGGTTAGATGTTGAGCGGAAAGGCTTTGGCTGCTTGATGTGGCACGGACAATTGAGGGACGTGGAGGAGTATGCAGGGGGAAGTGACTTGTACGTTCGTGTGGATGCAATTGTGCTAG ATGAGTATACAAAGAAGAGAAGAGGTTTTCTCAAAAAGAAGGGCAAGTTGGCTATTCTAGTGTTCTCTGTTGCTTTCACAATATTTCTCATTGTCATATTTTCCTATTTGTGGctaagaaaaagaaggaaaacaGGAG TGGAAAAGAAAGGATTTTTTTCTACATTGCTGGAAAATGAGCTTATAGAAAGTAGAGAATCTCCAGATTTGCCAATTTTCAATCTACGCGCCGTATCTGCCGCTACTAACAATTTCAGTCCAGTTAACAAACTTGGAAAGGGTGGTTTTGGCACAGTGTATAAG GGTCAGCTGCCCCATGGGCAAGAGATTGCTGTAAAAAGATTATCCCATAGTTCTGGACAAGGGATTTCAGAATTCAAAAATGAAGTCATGTTGATTGCGAGGCTTCAACACAGGAATCTTATAAAACTTCTTGGATGTTGCATTCAGAGAGAAGAACGAATGTTAATTTATGAATACTTGCCGAACAAAAGCTTGGACTACTTTATTTTTG ATCAGAGACAAAGATCAATCCTGGATTGGAATAAGCGCTTTGATATAATAGTTGGAATTGCCCGTGGAATCTTGTATCTTCACCACGATTCAAGATTGAGAATTATCCATAGAGATTTAAAAACCAGCAATGTATTACTAGATGCTGATATGAATCCCAAAATTTCTGACTTTGGCATGGCAAGAATATTCAGAGGGGATGAAGTTCAGGACAAGACTAACCGAGTCGTAGGAACATA TGGCTATATGGCACCAGAGTATGTCATGTTTGGAAAATTTTCGACAAAGTCGGATGTCTTCAGTTTTGGGGTAGTATTGTTGGAGATTATAAGTGGTAAGAAGAGCTACACTTATTATCCAGAGGATCCTTCCCTGAACTTGATAGGGCAT GTATGGGAGTTATGGAGACAAGGAAGAGCTCTGGATATAGTTGATTCATGTCTAAAAGAATTGTCTCTTCCTCTTGAAGTAATGAGATGCATTCAAATTGGACTATTGTGTGTGCAAGAAGACGCAACAGACAGACCCACCATGCCAAATGTTGTTCTAATGCTAAACGGTGAAAGTACACTTCCTTGTCCTAAACAACCTGCATTCATTTTAAGAAATTGCAGTGATCTTAATCTGTCAAAACCAGGACTGAATTGTTCTTTAAATGAGGTGACCATTACCAAGGTCCAAGCCCGCTAG